Part of the Sorghum bicolor cultivar BTx623 chromosome 1, Sorghum_bicolor_NCBIv3, whole genome shotgun sequence genome, ggcTTCCATGTAGGATGCCATGCACTTAAACTTGATGTTTAGAATTATGCATGAATTGTTATTGATATATTAATCTGCCCGCACCCACCATAAGTCCAGAACATGTATGTTTATTCTTACAGCTCTGATTTTCACATGCAGGTATGGACAACTGGAACAATGGGTGAAATTACTCCGGTGAGTTTGACTTTCTTGCACTACATGgtcatatttttgtttttcctagCCAGTTATTAACTGTCAAATGGTTCTCATAAACttgaaaagtgaagttggatttGATGCATAATAGTGAAGAAATATTTGCATATATTCTCTAATTTCAAATACAGTTTGCTCTTCCTTTTATTACTTGTCAAGGAGGTATGGCCCCCTAACTAGATTGATCTCTTTTCTTTTGCATGCTGCCAAGTGACATCAAGTATATTACTGCCTGTGACTTCGTTGTAGAGTGCTCCAGTTTTCCAGCAATGCACCTTTTGCTGTTTTCCGATCCCAATCTATGTTAAGAAAGTACTGAAAAGTactgagaagcgtcagttgccgCTGTTTTCCGATCCCAATTTATTGCTGATACATTCTGTGCTTTACAACAGGTTGTAATGATTGACGGGCGAGAAATCGGCGATGGGAAAATTGGTCCAGTCACTAGACAAATCCAGAACGCATACAAAGTCCTGACAGCAGGGCAAGGAGTACCGATACCGAGGATTGCTGAGGTGTAATTGTCGAAGATGCATCCCTTATCTAGCTAGGATCAGTCCCCCAAGGAGCCTGATGATACCAATCTAGCACAACAATAAATTAATAATCTCCATTTATCACTGTTGTTTAAAGGCACCATGTGGAGcataataataaattaataataATCTCCATTTATTATCACTATTGTTTAAAGGAACCATGTAATCATTGTTATTCCAAACAGGATGTATACTTCTGGAGATTATAAACGCAATAAGTCATTGCACTGGTATGCGCTCATATGCGTCTAAGTTGCCTAGTACTCTAATCCCCGTGCTTATTGCTAATCCAATTTGCCACCATGTTCCATGCCCATGCATACGATTCCAGTGCTTTTTGTCGAATctgaatctctctctctcttaattTCCTTGCAGCATGCAATATATGGGCATGTTTGGTTCTCTTGTTAAATTTTAgctgctaaactttagtcactttagtagaaaCTTTCAAACACAGTGACTAAAAAGGAGCTAGTCACCcatgagtagctaaaataattttagctaactaaaatttagcaaggggaaccaaacagggtctATATATCTTTATAGGAGAGCACAAGCATTTTCATTGCTGCGTGTTGGAACCAAATCTCCAAGGAGCTCAGTGCAGCATAGTAAATAAGGCCTAAGGGTATGCTGGAACCCAGCAATGAAGATGGCAGAAAGTAAAACATATAGATACAAACCCAAGACATTTCTAAAGCATTAGTCCATCTCTATTTTCAGTAGTCCAGAAACCTTCAAGGCTACCAAAAATGGAACACAAAAAGTCCATGGCTCCAAACTACTGTGTTCGTGCATCAGACAATGCATTCAGAATTCAGATTTCAGACGAGCAAACAAGGGTTCATACAGAGCAAACTAGTATGGCGGCAATAGAAGTGCAGAATCACATAGGTTCAGAAGATAAAATGTGCATGAAACTGACATGCTGCTGCAAAAACTACAAGACACTGTTTTGATAGAGGTGTCAACCAATCACTACACTTGGTAGCCTCACAGAGATGCGATGACGTCATCATTGGTTATGCTTTCAAATATATCGTGCTCCAGGAACACCAGTAAGCAGTCACTGGTCCACTGGTTGCAGGGTTCTTTCATCATTGTGCTGTCTATGAACTTCATTGTTGAAGATGCTGTCTTGGCGATAGCTGCTGTGCCAGGAAGGATGAGAGCGAGTTTCAGGAGCAGATAAACCAATGGATACATGTTGTTCTTCCCTGTCCCCACCATCTTCACAGAAAGATCGCTCAATCTAACCATTTCATGAAATCTGGCATCAGAGCGCACATCAGTTATGAACACCTGGAGTTGCAGATCAAGTGCTGCAATAGATGTATCGGGAAACTCAGATGGATAGAACCGAGCAAACTTAATGAGCTTGTCCTTATCAAAAGCTTGGAAAAGATTGCGTGGGTTTAGGCATGATGCGAGGCAAACCAATTCAGAGCTTTCCTTGCTAAAGCGCTTATCAAGCTCCCTGAGTTGGTCGTTGATAACTTTTACAAAGACATGAATATGGTAATGCTCCAAGTTTGTCGATGTTGGAGATTCATCGTCGCTCCACCTGTGGTGTGCATACTGCTCTCCCATGTCAGGCATAGGCATGTCACTCTCGGTGCAAAGCAAGTCCACTTCCATGAGAAAAGATGGCCATCCTTCATCTCTCAGTGCCAGCAACTGTCTCTTGGACTCCTTGAGAAGAATCATAAACTTCTCAGCATCCAGGTCGTTCCTGTCCAAGGCCAGAGACAATTCATTTGTAGCAGCTAGTACATCTCGCATCAAGAGCAAAACAAAGGGCATGTCCTCGG contains:
- the LOC8082618 gene encoding uncharacterized protein LOC8082618, yielding MHFMGRDDSKRTDEKLTVLRAQWAFTEDMPFVLLLMRDVLAATNELSLALDRNDLDAEKFMILLKESKRQLLALRDEGWPSFLMEVDLLCTESDMPMPDMGEQYAHHRWSDDESPTSTNLEHYHIHVFVKVINDQLRELDKRFSKESSELVCLASCLNPRNLFQAFDKDKLIKFARFYPSEFPDTSIAALDLQLQVFITDVRSDARFHEMVRLSDLSVKMVGTGKNNMYPLVYLLLKLALILPGTAAIAKTASSTMKFIDSTMMKEPCNQWTSDCLLVFLEHDIFESITNDDVIASL